A genome region from Megalobrama amblycephala isolate DHTTF-2021 linkage group LG16, ASM1881202v1, whole genome shotgun sequence includes the following:
- the LOC125248143 gene encoding diacylglycerol kinase delta-like isoform X1, whose translation MAAVGAAAAASAAEAESSDSEPEQEHGSPQKLIRKVSTSGQIRSKTILKEGKLMKQTNFQRWKRRYFKLRGRTLYYAQTAKSIIFDEVDLTDASVAESSTKNVNNSFTVITPCRRLILCAENRKEMEEWIAALKSVQNREHFESTQFSMDHFSGMHNWYACSHARPTYCNVCREALSGVTSHGLSCEVCKFKAHKRCAVRATNNCKWTTLASIGKDILEDEDGISMPHQWLEGNLPVSAKCTVCDKTCGSVLRLQDWRCLWCKAMVHAGCKDQLSSKCPLGQCKVSVIPPTALNSIDSDGFWKATCPPTCTSPLLVFVNSKSGDNQGVKFLRRFKQLLNPAQVFDLMNGGPHLGLRLFQKFDTFRILVCGGDGSVGWVLSEIDALTLHKQCQLGVLPLGTGNDLARVLGWGSACDDDTQLPQILEKLERASTKMLDRWSIMVYETKLPRQHSSSTVTEDCSEDSEVQHILTYEDSVAAHLSKILTSDQHSVVISSAKVLCETVKDFVAKVGRAYEKNTENSEESEAMAKKCCVLKEKLDSLLKTLNEEAQATSVMTAPPPTIAEEQVDGEGVVLAPPTAPPTVTAPCSPRPPAAIFKPREQLMLRANSLKKAIRQIIEHTEKAVDEQNAQTEEGLPSLPAEDEDEDDDAERSSLLSYSNRTRASRRVSKTPCEKLISKERLSIGSSASLPAQTGSRENMPMLNTKILYPSLRAGVSGSFSGSVISRLLVNADPFSCDPENLDLYTEKCVMNNYFGIGLDAKISLDFNNKRDEHPEKCRSRTKNMMWYGVLGTRELLHRTYKNLEQRVLLECDGRPIPLPSLQGIAVLNIPSYAGGTNFWGGTKEDDTFTAPSFDDKILEVVAVFGSMQMAVSRVINLQHHRIAQCRTVKITILGDEGVPVQVDGEAWIQPPGYIRIHHKNRTQTLTRDRAFENTLKSWEDKQRGEIPRLVSQHASQPEIVSEEETTQISLFGQAAGALIHSIREVAESHHTIEQELAHAVNASSKAMDLVYANSKSSGGLTCNVVMEMVSNVKALHSETELLLTGKMCLQLDPPQRDQLSGALASVTQELRRLTDISWLGQLIDPADDEGQLSDFSKRSRSAKFRLVPKFKKDKNNKNKETCAALNMPVNTWGVDEVAVWLEMLCLAEYKEIFIRHDIRGPELLQLERRDLKDLGVAKVGHMKRILQGIRDLSRNSTASEA comes from the exons GTAATCACTCCGTGTCGTCGGCTGATTCTGTGTGCGGAAAACAGGAAAGAAATGGAGGAATGGATCGCAGCACTGAAGAGTGTTCAGAACAGAGAACACTTTGAG TCCACTCAGTTCAGTATGGATCATTTCTCTGGGATGCATAACTGGTACGCCTGTTCACACGCTCGCCCCACGTACTGTAACGTCTGCCGGGAGGCGCTGTCTGGAGTCACCTCTCACGGACTGTCCTGCGAAG TGTGCAAGTTCAAGGCTCACAAGCGTTGTGCGGTCAGAGCCACTAATAACTGCAAATGGACGACTCTGGCCTCCATCGGCAAAGACATACTGGAGGATGAGGATGGG ATCTCGATGCCTCACCAGTGGCTGGAGGGGAATCTGCCCGTCAGTGCCAAATGCACTGTGTGCGATAAAACCTGCGGCAGCGTTTTGAGACTTCAGGACTGGCGCTGTTTGTGGTGTAAAGCTATG GTGCATGCTGGGTGCAAAGACCAGCTCTCTTCTAAGTGTCCGTTGGGTCAGTGTAAAGTCTCCGTGATTCCACCCACTGCCCTCAACAGCATCGACTCGGACG ggtTTTGGAAGGCGACGTGTCCTCCGACCTGCACCAGCCCGTTGTTGGTGTTCGTGAACAGTAAAAGTGGAGATAATCAGGGCGTGAAGTTTCTACGGCGGTTCAAACAGCTGTTGAACCCTGCACAAGTGTTTGATCTGATGAATGGAGGGCCACATCTGGg CTTGCGTCTGTTTCAGAAGTTCGACACATTTCGTATTCTGGTGTGTGGAGGAGACGGCAGTGTCGGATGGGTTTTATCAGAGATAGATGCTCTGACGTTACACAAACAG TGCCAGCTGGGCGTGCTTCCGCTGGGAACAGGAAATGACCTGGCCAGAGTTTTGGGGTGGGGCTCGGCGTGTGATGACGACACACAGTTACCGCAGATCCTGGAAAAACTGGAGAGAGCCAGTACCAAGATGCTTGACAG ATGGAGTATTATGGTATATGAGACCAAGTTACCACGGCAACACTCCAGCTCCACGGTAACCGAGGACTGCAGTGAGGACTCAGAG GTGCAGCACATTCTGACCTATGAAGACTCCGTTGCTGCTCATCTCTCCAAAATCTTGACGTCCGATCAGCACTCTGTGGTCATTTCCTCTGCCAA AGTTTTGTGTGAGACGGTAAAGGACTTTGTTGCGAAAGTGGGACGTGCATACGAGAAGAACACAGAAAattcagaagaatcagaggccATGGCTAAAAAG TGTTGTGTGCTTAAAGAAAAGTTGGACTCATTACTGAAGACGCTTAACGAGGAAGCCCAGGCCACCAGTGTGATGACTGCGCCTCCGCCCACCATCGCAGAGGAGCAGGTTGATGGGGAGGGTGTGGTGTTGGCTCCGCCCACTGCCCCGCCCACAGTCACAGCTCCTTGTTCTCCTCGACCGCCTGCCGCCATCTTCAAACCTCGTGAGCAGCTGATGTTACGCGCCAACAGCCTGAAGAAAGCCATCAGACAAATCATAGAGCACACGGAGAAAG CGGTGGATGAACAGAACGCTCAAACGGAGGAAGGTTTGCCCTCACTGCCTGCGGAGGATgaagatgaggatgatgatgctGAGCGATCATCTCTGCTGTCATACAGCAACAGAACGCGAGCCAGCAGAAGAG TGTCTAAGACTCCATGTGAGAAGCTCATCAGTAAAGAACGCCTATCCATAGGCAGCTCCGCCTCACTTCCTGCACAGACAGGAAGTAGGGAGAACATGCCCATGCTGAACACCAAGATCCTCTACCCAA GTCTCAGGGCGGGTGTGTCGGGCTCTTTCAGCGGGTCAGTGATCAGCAGGCTGTTGGTCAACGCCGACCCGTTCAGCTGTGATCCAGAGAACCT GGATCTGTACACAGAGAAATGTGTGATGAATAATTATTTTGGAATCGGTCTGGACGCCAAAATCTCTCTGGACTTCAACAATAAACGCGATGAGCATCCGGAGAAATGCAG gagTCGGACTAAGAACATGATGTGGTACGGAGTCCTGGGAACCAGAGAACTTCTGCACAGAACATACAAGAACCTGGAACAGAGAGTTCTGCTGGAG tgtGACGGCAGGCCGATCCCTCTTCCCAGTCTCCAAGGAATCGCTGTGTTGAATATTCCCAGTTACGCAGGAGGAACAAACTTCTGGGGCGGAACTAAAGAGGACGAC ACGTTCACGGCGCCGTCGTTTGACGATAAGATCCTGGAGGTGGTGGCTGTGTTCGGCAGCATGCAGATGGCTGTTTCTAGAGTTATTAATCTACAGCACCACCGTATCGCACAG TGTCGGACAGTGAAGATCACGATTCTGGGAGATGAAGGTGTACCTGTGCAGGTGGACGGAGAGGCCTGGATCCAACCGCCGGGATACATTCGGATCCACCACAAGAACCGCACACAAACCCTCACCAGAGACCGG GCGTTCGAAAACACTCTGAAGTCGTGGGAGGATAAACAGAGAGGGGAGATTCCTCGGCTGGTCTCCCAGCATGCATCGCAGCCGGAGATCGTGTCTGAAGAGGAAACCACTCAGATCAGCCTGTTCGGACAGGCGGCCGGGGCGCTGATACACAG taTCAGGGAAGTGGCAGAGTCTCATCACACCATCGAGCAGGAATTGGCTCACGCGGTCAACGCCAGCTCTAAAGCCATGGACCTGGTGTACGCCAACTCCAAAAGCAGCGGG ggtTTGACCTGTAACGTTGTGATGGAGATGGTCAGTAACGTCAAAGCTCTGCACAGCGAGACCGAACTGCTGCTCACGGGAAAGATGTGCCTG CAGTTGGATCCTCCTCAGAGAGATCAGCTCAGTGGTGCGCTGGCTTCTGTCACTCAAGAGTTACGCAGACTGACGGACATCAGCTGGCTCGGTCAGCTCATCGACCCGGCCGACGACGAG GGTCAGCTGTCTGATTTCTCCAAGCGGAGTCGCAGTGCAAAATTTCGCCTTGTGCCCAAATTcaagaaagacaaaaacaacaaaaataaagagaCGTGCGCCGCCCTCAACATGCCAG TGAACACGTGGGGTGTGGATGAGGTGGCCGTCTGGTTGGAGATGCTCTGTCTGGCGGAGTACAAGGAGATCTTCATCAGACATGACATCAGAGGACCAGAGCTGCTTCAGCTGGAGAGGAGAGACCTGAAG GACCTGGGCGTGGCTAAAGTCGGCCATATGAAGCGGATCCTGCAGGGAATCAGGGATTTGAGTCGAAACAGCACAGCCAGCGAAGCCTAG
- the LOC125248143 gene encoding diacylglycerol kinase delta-like isoform X3 yields the protein MKQTNFQRWKRRYFKLRGRTLYYAQTAKSIIFDEVDLTDASVAESSTKNVNNSFTVITPCRRLILCAENRKEMEEWIAALKSVQNREHFESTQFSMDHFSGMHNWYACSHARPTYCNVCREALSGVTSHGLSCEVCKFKAHKRCAVRATNNCKWTTLASIGKDILEDEDGISMPHQWLEGNLPVSAKCTVCDKTCGSVLRLQDWRCLWCKAMVHAGCKDQLSSKCPLGQCKVSVIPPTALNSIDSDGFWKATCPPTCTSPLLVFVNSKSGDNQGVKFLRRFKQLLNPAQVFDLMNGGPHLGLRLFQKFDTFRILVCGGDGSVGWVLSEIDALTLHKQCQLGVLPLGTGNDLARVLGWGSACDDDTQLPQILEKLERASTKMLDRWSIMVYETKLPRQHSSSTVTEDCSEDSEVQHILTYEDSVAAHLSKILTSDQHSVVISSAKVLCETVKDFVAKVGRAYEKNTENSEESEAMAKKCCVLKEKLDSLLKTLNEEAQATSVMTAPPPTIAEEQVDGEGVVLAPPTAPPTVTAPCSPRPPAAIFKPREQLMLRANSLKKAIRQIIEHTEKAVDEQNAQTEEGLPSLPAEDEDEDDDAERSSLLSYSNRTRASRRVSKTPCEKLISKERLSIGSSASLPAQTGSRENMPMLNTKILYPSLRAGVSGSFSGSVISRLLVNADPFSCDPENLDLYTEKCVMNNYFGIGLDAKISLDFNNKRDEHPEKCRSRTKNMMWYGVLGTRELLHRTYKNLEQRVLLECDGRPIPLPSLQGIAVLNIPSYAGGTNFWGGTKEDDTFTAPSFDDKILEVVAVFGSMQMAVSRVINLQHHRIAQCRTVKITILGDEGVPVQVDGEAWIQPPGYIRIHHKNRTQTLTRDRAFENTLKSWEDKQRGEIPRLVSQHASQPEIVSEEETTQISLFGQAAGALIHSIREVAESHHTIEQELAHAVNASSKAMDLVYANSKSSGGLTCNVVMEMVSNVKALHSETELLLTGKMCLQLDPPQRDQLSGALASVTQELRRLTDISWLGQLIDPADDEGQLSDFSKRSRSAKFRLVPKFKKDKNNKNKETCAALNMPVNTWGVDEVAVWLEMLCLAEYKEIFIRHDIRGPELLQLERRDLKDLGVAKVGHMKRILQGIRDLSRNSTASEA from the exons GTAATCACTCCGTGTCGTCGGCTGATTCTGTGTGCGGAAAACAGGAAAGAAATGGAGGAATGGATCGCAGCACTGAAGAGTGTTCAGAACAGAGAACACTTTGAG TCCACTCAGTTCAGTATGGATCATTTCTCTGGGATGCATAACTGGTACGCCTGTTCACACGCTCGCCCCACGTACTGTAACGTCTGCCGGGAGGCGCTGTCTGGAGTCACCTCTCACGGACTGTCCTGCGAAG TGTGCAAGTTCAAGGCTCACAAGCGTTGTGCGGTCAGAGCCACTAATAACTGCAAATGGACGACTCTGGCCTCCATCGGCAAAGACATACTGGAGGATGAGGATGGG ATCTCGATGCCTCACCAGTGGCTGGAGGGGAATCTGCCCGTCAGTGCCAAATGCACTGTGTGCGATAAAACCTGCGGCAGCGTTTTGAGACTTCAGGACTGGCGCTGTTTGTGGTGTAAAGCTATG GTGCATGCTGGGTGCAAAGACCAGCTCTCTTCTAAGTGTCCGTTGGGTCAGTGTAAAGTCTCCGTGATTCCACCCACTGCCCTCAACAGCATCGACTCGGACG ggtTTTGGAAGGCGACGTGTCCTCCGACCTGCACCAGCCCGTTGTTGGTGTTCGTGAACAGTAAAAGTGGAGATAATCAGGGCGTGAAGTTTCTACGGCGGTTCAAACAGCTGTTGAACCCTGCACAAGTGTTTGATCTGATGAATGGAGGGCCACATCTGGg CTTGCGTCTGTTTCAGAAGTTCGACACATTTCGTATTCTGGTGTGTGGAGGAGACGGCAGTGTCGGATGGGTTTTATCAGAGATAGATGCTCTGACGTTACACAAACAG TGCCAGCTGGGCGTGCTTCCGCTGGGAACAGGAAATGACCTGGCCAGAGTTTTGGGGTGGGGCTCGGCGTGTGATGACGACACACAGTTACCGCAGATCCTGGAAAAACTGGAGAGAGCCAGTACCAAGATGCTTGACAG ATGGAGTATTATGGTATATGAGACCAAGTTACCACGGCAACACTCCAGCTCCACGGTAACCGAGGACTGCAGTGAGGACTCAGAG GTGCAGCACATTCTGACCTATGAAGACTCCGTTGCTGCTCATCTCTCCAAAATCTTGACGTCCGATCAGCACTCTGTGGTCATTTCCTCTGCCAA AGTTTTGTGTGAGACGGTAAAGGACTTTGTTGCGAAAGTGGGACGTGCATACGAGAAGAACACAGAAAattcagaagaatcagaggccATGGCTAAAAAG TGTTGTGTGCTTAAAGAAAAGTTGGACTCATTACTGAAGACGCTTAACGAGGAAGCCCAGGCCACCAGTGTGATGACTGCGCCTCCGCCCACCATCGCAGAGGAGCAGGTTGATGGGGAGGGTGTGGTGTTGGCTCCGCCCACTGCCCCGCCCACAGTCACAGCTCCTTGTTCTCCTCGACCGCCTGCCGCCATCTTCAAACCTCGTGAGCAGCTGATGTTACGCGCCAACAGCCTGAAGAAAGCCATCAGACAAATCATAGAGCACACGGAGAAAG CGGTGGATGAACAGAACGCTCAAACGGAGGAAGGTTTGCCCTCACTGCCTGCGGAGGATgaagatgaggatgatgatgctGAGCGATCATCTCTGCTGTCATACAGCAACAGAACGCGAGCCAGCAGAAGAG TGTCTAAGACTCCATGTGAGAAGCTCATCAGTAAAGAACGCCTATCCATAGGCAGCTCCGCCTCACTTCCTGCACAGACAGGAAGTAGGGAGAACATGCCCATGCTGAACACCAAGATCCTCTACCCAA GTCTCAGGGCGGGTGTGTCGGGCTCTTTCAGCGGGTCAGTGATCAGCAGGCTGTTGGTCAACGCCGACCCGTTCAGCTGTGATCCAGAGAACCT GGATCTGTACACAGAGAAATGTGTGATGAATAATTATTTTGGAATCGGTCTGGACGCCAAAATCTCTCTGGACTTCAACAATAAACGCGATGAGCATCCGGAGAAATGCAG gagTCGGACTAAGAACATGATGTGGTACGGAGTCCTGGGAACCAGAGAACTTCTGCACAGAACATACAAGAACCTGGAACAGAGAGTTCTGCTGGAG tgtGACGGCAGGCCGATCCCTCTTCCCAGTCTCCAAGGAATCGCTGTGTTGAATATTCCCAGTTACGCAGGAGGAACAAACTTCTGGGGCGGAACTAAAGAGGACGAC ACGTTCACGGCGCCGTCGTTTGACGATAAGATCCTGGAGGTGGTGGCTGTGTTCGGCAGCATGCAGATGGCTGTTTCTAGAGTTATTAATCTACAGCACCACCGTATCGCACAG TGTCGGACAGTGAAGATCACGATTCTGGGAGATGAAGGTGTACCTGTGCAGGTGGACGGAGAGGCCTGGATCCAACCGCCGGGATACATTCGGATCCACCACAAGAACCGCACACAAACCCTCACCAGAGACCGG GCGTTCGAAAACACTCTGAAGTCGTGGGAGGATAAACAGAGAGGGGAGATTCCTCGGCTGGTCTCCCAGCATGCATCGCAGCCGGAGATCGTGTCTGAAGAGGAAACCACTCAGATCAGCCTGTTCGGACAGGCGGCCGGGGCGCTGATACACAG taTCAGGGAAGTGGCAGAGTCTCATCACACCATCGAGCAGGAATTGGCTCACGCGGTCAACGCCAGCTCTAAAGCCATGGACCTGGTGTACGCCAACTCCAAAAGCAGCGGG ggtTTGACCTGTAACGTTGTGATGGAGATGGTCAGTAACGTCAAAGCTCTGCACAGCGAGACCGAACTGCTGCTCACGGGAAAGATGTGCCTG CAGTTGGATCCTCCTCAGAGAGATCAGCTCAGTGGTGCGCTGGCTTCTGTCACTCAAGAGTTACGCAGACTGACGGACATCAGCTGGCTCGGTCAGCTCATCGACCCGGCCGACGACGAG GGTCAGCTGTCTGATTTCTCCAAGCGGAGTCGCAGTGCAAAATTTCGCCTTGTGCCCAAATTcaagaaagacaaaaacaacaaaaataaagagaCGTGCGCCGCCCTCAACATGCCAG TGAACACGTGGGGTGTGGATGAGGTGGCCGTCTGGTTGGAGATGCTCTGTCTGGCGGAGTACAAGGAGATCTTCATCAGACATGACATCAGAGGACCAGAGCTGCTTCAGCTGGAGAGGAGAGACCTGAAG GACCTGGGCGTGGCTAAAGTCGGCCATATGAAGCGGATCCTGCAGGGAATCAGGGATTTGAGTCGAAACAGCACAGCCAGCGAAGCCTAG
- the LOC125248143 gene encoding diacylglycerol kinase delta-like isoform X2 translates to MDCAKGQTILKEGKLMKQTNFQRWKRRYFKLRGRTLYYAQTAKSIIFDEVDLTDASVAESSTKNVNNSFTVITPCRRLILCAENRKEMEEWIAALKSVQNREHFESTQFSMDHFSGMHNWYACSHARPTYCNVCREALSGVTSHGLSCEVCKFKAHKRCAVRATNNCKWTTLASIGKDILEDEDGISMPHQWLEGNLPVSAKCTVCDKTCGSVLRLQDWRCLWCKAMVHAGCKDQLSSKCPLGQCKVSVIPPTALNSIDSDGFWKATCPPTCTSPLLVFVNSKSGDNQGVKFLRRFKQLLNPAQVFDLMNGGPHLGLRLFQKFDTFRILVCGGDGSVGWVLSEIDALTLHKQCQLGVLPLGTGNDLARVLGWGSACDDDTQLPQILEKLERASTKMLDRWSIMVYETKLPRQHSSSTVTEDCSEDSEVQHILTYEDSVAAHLSKILTSDQHSVVISSAKVLCETVKDFVAKVGRAYEKNTENSEESEAMAKKCCVLKEKLDSLLKTLNEEAQATSVMTAPPPTIAEEQVDGEGVVLAPPTAPPTVTAPCSPRPPAAIFKPREQLMLRANSLKKAIRQIIEHTEKAVDEQNAQTEEGLPSLPAEDEDEDDDAERSSLLSYSNRTRASRRVSKTPCEKLISKERLSIGSSASLPAQTGSRENMPMLNTKILYPSLRAGVSGSFSGSVISRLLVNADPFSCDPENLDLYTEKCVMNNYFGIGLDAKISLDFNNKRDEHPEKCRSRTKNMMWYGVLGTRELLHRTYKNLEQRVLLECDGRPIPLPSLQGIAVLNIPSYAGGTNFWGGTKEDDTFTAPSFDDKILEVVAVFGSMQMAVSRVINLQHHRIAQCRTVKITILGDEGVPVQVDGEAWIQPPGYIRIHHKNRTQTLTRDRAFENTLKSWEDKQRGEIPRLVSQHASQPEIVSEEETTQISLFGQAAGALIHSIREVAESHHTIEQELAHAVNASSKAMDLVYANSKSSGGLTCNVVMEMVSNVKALHSETELLLTGKMCLQLDPPQRDQLSGALASVTQELRRLTDISWLGQLIDPADDEGQLSDFSKRSRSAKFRLVPKFKKDKNNKNKETCAALNMPVNTWGVDEVAVWLEMLCLAEYKEIFIRHDIRGPELLQLERRDLKDLGVAKVGHMKRILQGIRDLSRNSTASEA, encoded by the exons GTAATCACTCCGTGTCGTCGGCTGATTCTGTGTGCGGAAAACAGGAAAGAAATGGAGGAATGGATCGCAGCACTGAAGAGTGTTCAGAACAGAGAACACTTTGAG TCCACTCAGTTCAGTATGGATCATTTCTCTGGGATGCATAACTGGTACGCCTGTTCACACGCTCGCCCCACGTACTGTAACGTCTGCCGGGAGGCGCTGTCTGGAGTCACCTCTCACGGACTGTCCTGCGAAG TGTGCAAGTTCAAGGCTCACAAGCGTTGTGCGGTCAGAGCCACTAATAACTGCAAATGGACGACTCTGGCCTCCATCGGCAAAGACATACTGGAGGATGAGGATGGG ATCTCGATGCCTCACCAGTGGCTGGAGGGGAATCTGCCCGTCAGTGCCAAATGCACTGTGTGCGATAAAACCTGCGGCAGCGTTTTGAGACTTCAGGACTGGCGCTGTTTGTGGTGTAAAGCTATG GTGCATGCTGGGTGCAAAGACCAGCTCTCTTCTAAGTGTCCGTTGGGTCAGTGTAAAGTCTCCGTGATTCCACCCACTGCCCTCAACAGCATCGACTCGGACG ggtTTTGGAAGGCGACGTGTCCTCCGACCTGCACCAGCCCGTTGTTGGTGTTCGTGAACAGTAAAAGTGGAGATAATCAGGGCGTGAAGTTTCTACGGCGGTTCAAACAGCTGTTGAACCCTGCACAAGTGTTTGATCTGATGAATGGAGGGCCACATCTGGg CTTGCGTCTGTTTCAGAAGTTCGACACATTTCGTATTCTGGTGTGTGGAGGAGACGGCAGTGTCGGATGGGTTTTATCAGAGATAGATGCTCTGACGTTACACAAACAG TGCCAGCTGGGCGTGCTTCCGCTGGGAACAGGAAATGACCTGGCCAGAGTTTTGGGGTGGGGCTCGGCGTGTGATGACGACACACAGTTACCGCAGATCCTGGAAAAACTGGAGAGAGCCAGTACCAAGATGCTTGACAG ATGGAGTATTATGGTATATGAGACCAAGTTACCACGGCAACACTCCAGCTCCACGGTAACCGAGGACTGCAGTGAGGACTCAGAG GTGCAGCACATTCTGACCTATGAAGACTCCGTTGCTGCTCATCTCTCCAAAATCTTGACGTCCGATCAGCACTCTGTGGTCATTTCCTCTGCCAA AGTTTTGTGTGAGACGGTAAAGGACTTTGTTGCGAAAGTGGGACGTGCATACGAGAAGAACACAGAAAattcagaagaatcagaggccATGGCTAAAAAG TGTTGTGTGCTTAAAGAAAAGTTGGACTCATTACTGAAGACGCTTAACGAGGAAGCCCAGGCCACCAGTGTGATGACTGCGCCTCCGCCCACCATCGCAGAGGAGCAGGTTGATGGGGAGGGTGTGGTGTTGGCTCCGCCCACTGCCCCGCCCACAGTCACAGCTCCTTGTTCTCCTCGACCGCCTGCCGCCATCTTCAAACCTCGTGAGCAGCTGATGTTACGCGCCAACAGCCTGAAGAAAGCCATCAGACAAATCATAGAGCACACGGAGAAAG CGGTGGATGAACAGAACGCTCAAACGGAGGAAGGTTTGCCCTCACTGCCTGCGGAGGATgaagatgaggatgatgatgctGAGCGATCATCTCTGCTGTCATACAGCAACAGAACGCGAGCCAGCAGAAGAG TGTCTAAGACTCCATGTGAGAAGCTCATCAGTAAAGAACGCCTATCCATAGGCAGCTCCGCCTCACTTCCTGCACAGACAGGAAGTAGGGAGAACATGCCCATGCTGAACACCAAGATCCTCTACCCAA GTCTCAGGGCGGGTGTGTCGGGCTCTTTCAGCGGGTCAGTGATCAGCAGGCTGTTGGTCAACGCCGACCCGTTCAGCTGTGATCCAGAGAACCT GGATCTGTACACAGAGAAATGTGTGATGAATAATTATTTTGGAATCGGTCTGGACGCCAAAATCTCTCTGGACTTCAACAATAAACGCGATGAGCATCCGGAGAAATGCAG gagTCGGACTAAGAACATGATGTGGTACGGAGTCCTGGGAACCAGAGAACTTCTGCACAGAACATACAAGAACCTGGAACAGAGAGTTCTGCTGGAG tgtGACGGCAGGCCGATCCCTCTTCCCAGTCTCCAAGGAATCGCTGTGTTGAATATTCCCAGTTACGCAGGAGGAACAAACTTCTGGGGCGGAACTAAAGAGGACGAC ACGTTCACGGCGCCGTCGTTTGACGATAAGATCCTGGAGGTGGTGGCTGTGTTCGGCAGCATGCAGATGGCTGTTTCTAGAGTTATTAATCTACAGCACCACCGTATCGCACAG TGTCGGACAGTGAAGATCACGATTCTGGGAGATGAAGGTGTACCTGTGCAGGTGGACGGAGAGGCCTGGATCCAACCGCCGGGATACATTCGGATCCACCACAAGAACCGCACACAAACCCTCACCAGAGACCGG GCGTTCGAAAACACTCTGAAGTCGTGGGAGGATAAACAGAGAGGGGAGATTCCTCGGCTGGTCTCCCAGCATGCATCGCAGCCGGAGATCGTGTCTGAAGAGGAAACCACTCAGATCAGCCTGTTCGGACAGGCGGCCGGGGCGCTGATACACAG taTCAGGGAAGTGGCAGAGTCTCATCACACCATCGAGCAGGAATTGGCTCACGCGGTCAACGCCAGCTCTAAAGCCATGGACCTGGTGTACGCCAACTCCAAAAGCAGCGGG ggtTTGACCTGTAACGTTGTGATGGAGATGGTCAGTAACGTCAAAGCTCTGCACAGCGAGACCGAACTGCTGCTCACGGGAAAGATGTGCCTG CAGTTGGATCCTCCTCAGAGAGATCAGCTCAGTGGTGCGCTGGCTTCTGTCACTCAAGAGTTACGCAGACTGACGGACATCAGCTGGCTCGGTCAGCTCATCGACCCGGCCGACGACGAG GGTCAGCTGTCTGATTTCTCCAAGCGGAGTCGCAGTGCAAAATTTCGCCTTGTGCCCAAATTcaagaaagacaaaaacaacaaaaataaagagaCGTGCGCCGCCCTCAACATGCCAG TGAACACGTGGGGTGTGGATGAGGTGGCCGTCTGGTTGGAGATGCTCTGTCTGGCGGAGTACAAGGAGATCTTCATCAGACATGACATCAGAGGACCAGAGCTGCTTCAGCTGGAGAGGAGAGACCTGAAG GACCTGGGCGTGGCTAAAGTCGGCCATATGAAGCGGATCCTGCAGGGAATCAGGGATTTGAGTCGAAACAGCACAGCCAGCGAAGCCTAG